One Columba livia isolate bColLiv1 breed racing homer unplaced genomic scaffold, bColLiv1.pat.W.v2 Scaffold_234, whole genome shotgun sequence DNA segment encodes these proteins:
- the LOC135578034 gene encoding uncharacterized protein LOC135578034 isoform X2, with protein sequence MATRGLLEMLNAAMGTPHLGVVDLVALHKLLEAIIGQLGQQELSVLEPEQSPTPGLAKDQDSKAQPGQEKEEDGALGTGQHLWKPKQQLDEKDTLEGTGSNSKVSSVAKEAMPKTTEEEKRDVPKKRASLQDLWEEISKFKEAQSSLEQDVREMKEAMQEAHSGLEQDIQEVKEAHVGLAEDMHALQEAHSGLAEDIQEIQETLGLEGGGGQSAPAEPTQVAMDSQARRSSALEPKGRGTQPGMETSKGTAGSGSPGMQAGIQGQPATPVKLSGAPSIHKRSIGASATTPGMQPGSPGTQASTSLGTQPGAPDAQASTAGMQAGSPGTHTTTPGVQPGSSSSKATIPGDAQEPAKPWGSTSTSSYESEMREVLSQVGQLGQLCAGLKEQVEQLKSTKAESTDLEDVRRLFPKGGRQSITSILADLRCQVSFLQDMARALHGEKEKISKVEDTPRKTRGSGAGRKADGSGQMTQQPRPKGQKVKAERKELGKQQEPTQAELEQFAAKYVNKLVMEAAQQLQAEVDEPRTTAQSGGHEHAGCHVCSPDTRVLLGKLLQRCEKLEEQVESLVQKAGSKVESHPKWRRQSLQQDEQLKCLQASIMQLQKDYEKLSSALANLQQDRQQKQNDIKALSQALGRLEKKQADKEEMLVLGIDEKADKAALADKVSRSQLEACEERLTKMMEEVTSQVTGQEKGWHQFQRELQRQMDCKLDRRELGAFRQQQEERWKSLSGQLQEKALQAERDDAAGIRKQLLPGFHCLSCDRPLNMLAPGPERTGECRYPTVPRSCGGQHTVTPPRFQPQPPSTPRPSKPSARSPNKKDAMQLSGQDGTDGNQQDEQLSMMGGSELPTMPRATPDTPTSRNRPSTRSSLRSAVLQHLPVSSPRRFTLAPQLLPPIPPPRREPTP encoded by the exons atggccacacgtggactgctggagatgctgaacgccgccatggggacaccccatttGGGGGTTGTCGACTTGGTGGCACTGCACAAATTGCTTGAGgccatcatcgggcagctgggccagcaggagctgtctgtcctggagccagagcagagcccgacccccggcctggcaaaggaTCAGGACAGCAAggcccagcctggccaggagaaggaggaggatggagccctgggcacagggcagcacctctggaaaccaaagcagcagctggatgagaaggacacgctggaggggaccgggagcaactccAAGGTCTCCTCCGTGGCCAAGGAGGCCATGCCAAAAACAacggaagaggagaagagagatgtccccaag aaaagggcttcgctccaggacctgtgggaggagatcagcaagtttaaggaggcgcagTCCAGCCTGGAACAGGACGTGCGGGAGATGAAGGAGGCcatgcaggaggcgcattctggCCTGGAACAGGACATCCAGGAGGTGAAGGAGGCAcatgtcggcctggcagaggacatgcatgccctgcaggaggcgcattccggcctggcggaggacatccaggagatccaggagacgcttggcctg gagggtggtgggggccagtctgcccccgctgagcccacccaggtggccatggacagccaggccaggaggagctcagcactggagccaaagggacgtgggacacagcctgggatggagaccagcaaggggactgcagggtctggctccccggggatgcAAGCAGGGATACAGGGGcaaccagcgacccctgtgaagttgtcaggcgctccctccATTCACAAGAGGTCTATTGGTGCCAgcgccaccaccccggggatgcagccaggatccccgggcacccaggccagcacctccctggggacacaaccaggggcccctgatgcccaggccagcactgcggggatgcaggcaggatcccctgggacccacaccaccacccctggggtgcagcctgggtcctccagctccaaagccaccatcccaggggatgcccaagagccggccaagccctggggctccaccagcacctcaagctacgagtcggagatgcgggaggtgCTGTCacaggttgggcagctcggccagCTCTGCGCTGGTCTGAAGGAacaggtggagcagcttaaatctacaaaagcagaaagcacagatCTTGAGGACGTGCGCCGGCTCTTCccaaagggag gccggcagagcatcaccagcatcctggccgacctcaggtgccaggtgtccttcctgcaggacatggccagggccctccacggggagaaggagaag atcagcaaggtggaggatactcccagaaagacgagggggTCTGGAGCCGGTAGGAAAGCAGACGGCAGTGGCCAGATGACCCAACAGCCacg gcccaagggacagaaggtcaaggcagagcgcaaggagctggggaagcagcaggagccaacccaggccgagctggagcagtttgcggccaagtacgtgaataagttggtgatggaggcagcacagcagctgcaggcagag gtggacgAGCCGAGGACGACGGcgcagagcgggggacacgaaCACGCAGGGTGCCACgtctgcagcccggacaccagggtgctgctggggaaactcctccagcgctgcgagaagctcgaggagcaggtggagtccctggtCCAGAAGGCGGGCAGCAAGGTGGAGAGTCATCcgaagtggaggagacag tccctgcagcaggacgagcaactcaagtgcctccaggccagcatcATGCAGCTACAAAAGGACTATGAGAAGTTGAGCTCGGCCCTTGCAAACCTCCAGCAGGATCGTCAGCAGAAGCAGAATGACatcaag gctctgtcccaggccctggggaggctggagaagaagcaagcagacaaggaggagatgctggtgctgggaatcgatgag aaagcagacaaagccgccctggctgacaaagtcagtcgcagccagcttgaggcgtgcgaggagcggctgaccaagatgatggaggaggtgacgagccaggtgacgggccaggagaagGGCTGGCACCAGTTCCAGcgagagctgcagagacagatggactgcaag ctggaccgccgggagctgggggcgttccggcagcagcaggaggagcggtggaagagcctcagcgggcagctccaggagaaggcgctgcaggcagagcgtgacgatgccgctgggattaggaa gcagctgctgcccggtttccattgcctgtcctgcgaccggcccctcaacatgctggcacctggacc ggagcggacgggcgagtgtagataccccactgttccgcggagctgcGGAGGCCAACACACCGTCACGCCCCCGCGtttccagccccaaccgcccagcaccccacggccatCCAAACCCAGTGCCCGCagccccaacaag aaggacgcgatgcagctgtcgggccaggacggcactgatgggaaccagcaggacgagcagctctccatgatggggggctctGAGCTGCCCACAATGCCAAGGGCCACCCCAGACACCCCGACCTCCAGGAACCGGCcaa gcacccGCTCCTCGCTGAGATCAGCCGTGCTGCAGCACCTACCAGTCTCGTCTCCCAGACGCTTCACCCTGGCAccgcagctgctgccgcccatccCGCCCCCCCGCCGTGAACCaaccccctga
- the LOC135578034 gene encoding uncharacterized protein LOC135578034 isoform X1, translating to MATRGLLEMLNAAMGTPHLGVVDLVALHKLLEAIIGQLGQQELSVLEPEQSPTPGLAKDQDSKAQPGQEKEEDGALGTGQHLWKPKQQLDEKDTLEGTGSNSKVSSVAKEAMPKTTEEEKRDVPKKRASLQDLWEEISKFKEAQSSLEQDVREMKEAMQEAHSGLEQDIQEVKEAHVGLAEDMHALQEAHSGLAEDIQEIQETLGLEGGGGQSAPAEPTQVAMDSQARRSSALEPKGRGTQPGMETSKGTAGSGSPGMQAGIQGQPATPVKLSGAPSIHKRSIGASATTPGMQPGSPGTQASTSLGTQPGAPDAQASTAGMQAGSPGTHTTTPGVQPGSSSSKATIPGDAQEPAKPWGSTSTSSYESEMREVLSQVGQLGQLCAGLKEQVEQLKSTKAESTDLEDVRRLFPKGGRQSITSILADLRCQVSFLQDMARALHGEKEKISKVEDTPRKTRGSGAGRKADGSGQMTQQPRPKGQKVKAERKELGKQQEPTQAELEQFAAKYVNKLVMEAAQQLQAEQVDEPRTTAQSGGHEHAGCHVCSPDTRVLLGKLLQRCEKLEEQVESLVQKAGSKVESHPKWRRQSLQQDEQLKCLQASIMQLQKDYEKLSSALANLQQDRQQKQNDIKALSQALGRLEKKQADKEEMLVLGIDEKADKAALADKVSRSQLEACEERLTKMMEEVTSQVTGQEKGWHQFQRELQRQMDCKLDRRELGAFRQQQEERWKSLSGQLQEKALQAERDDAAGIRKQLLPGFHCLSCDRPLNMLAPGPERTGECRYPTVPRSCGGQHTVTPPRFQPQPPSTPRPSKPSARSPNKKDAMQLSGQDGTDGNQQDEQLSMMGGSELPTMPRATPDTPTSRNRPSTRSSLRSAVLQHLPVSSPRRFTLAPQLLPPIPPPRREPTP from the exons atggccacacgtggactgctggagatgctgaacgccgccatggggacaccccatttGGGGGTTGTCGACTTGGTGGCACTGCACAAATTGCTTGAGgccatcatcgggcagctgggccagcaggagctgtctgtcctggagccagagcagagcccgacccccggcctggcaaaggaTCAGGACAGCAAggcccagcctggccaggagaaggaggaggatggagccctgggcacagggcagcacctctggaaaccaaagcagcagctggatgagaaggacacgctggaggggaccgggagcaactccAAGGTCTCCTCCGTGGCCAAGGAGGCCATGCCAAAAACAacggaagaggagaagagagatgtccccaag aaaagggcttcgctccaggacctgtgggaggagatcagcaagtttaaggaggcgcagTCCAGCCTGGAACAGGACGTGCGGGAGATGAAGGAGGCcatgcaggaggcgcattctggCCTGGAACAGGACATCCAGGAGGTGAAGGAGGCAcatgtcggcctggcagaggacatgcatgccctgcaggaggcgcattccggcctggcggaggacatccaggagatccaggagacgcttggcctg gagggtggtgggggccagtctgcccccgctgagcccacccaggtggccatggacagccaggccaggaggagctcagcactggagccaaagggacgtgggacacagcctgggatggagaccagcaaggggactgcagggtctggctccccggggatgcAAGCAGGGATACAGGGGcaaccagcgacccctgtgaagttgtcaggcgctccctccATTCACAAGAGGTCTATTGGTGCCAgcgccaccaccccggggatgcagccaggatccccgggcacccaggccagcacctccctggggacacaaccaggggcccctgatgcccaggccagcactgcggggatgcaggcaggatcccctgggacccacaccaccacccctggggtgcagcctgggtcctccagctccaaagccaccatcccaggggatgcccaagagccggccaagccctggggctccaccagcacctcaagctacgagtcggagatgcgggaggtgCTGTCacaggttgggcagctcggccagCTCTGCGCTGGTCTGAAGGAacaggtggagcagcttaaatctacaaaagcagaaagcacagatCTTGAGGACGTGCGCCGGCTCTTCccaaagggag gccggcagagcatcaccagcatcctggccgacctcaggtgccaggtgtccttcctgcaggacatggccagggccctccacggggagaaggagaag atcagcaaggtggaggatactcccagaaagacgagggggTCTGGAGCCGGTAGGAAAGCAGACGGCAGTGGCCAGATGACCCAACAGCCacg gcccaagggacagaaggtcaaggcagagcgcaaggagctggggaagcagcaggagccaacccaggccgagctggagcagtttgcggccaagtacgtgaataagttggtgatggaggcagcacagcagctgcaggcagag caggtggacgAGCCGAGGACGACGGcgcagagcgggggacacgaaCACGCAGGGTGCCACgtctgcagcccggacaccagggtgctgctggggaaactcctccagcgctgcgagaagctcgaggagcaggtggagtccctggtCCAGAAGGCGGGCAGCAAGGTGGAGAGTCATCcgaagtggaggagacag tccctgcagcaggacgagcaactcaagtgcctccaggccagcatcATGCAGCTACAAAAGGACTATGAGAAGTTGAGCTCGGCCCTTGCAAACCTCCAGCAGGATCGTCAGCAGAAGCAGAATGACatcaag gctctgtcccaggccctggggaggctggagaagaagcaagcagacaaggaggagatgctggtgctgggaatcgatgag aaagcagacaaagccgccctggctgacaaagtcagtcgcagccagcttgaggcgtgcgaggagcggctgaccaagatgatggaggaggtgacgagccaggtgacgggccaggagaagGGCTGGCACCAGTTCCAGcgagagctgcagagacagatggactgcaag ctggaccgccgggagctgggggcgttccggcagcagcaggaggagcggtggaagagcctcagcgggcagctccaggagaaggcgctgcaggcagagcgtgacgatgccgctgggattaggaa gcagctgctgcccggtttccattgcctgtcctgcgaccggcccctcaacatgctggcacctggacc ggagcggacgggcgagtgtagataccccactgttccgcggagctgcGGAGGCCAACACACCGTCACGCCCCCGCGtttccagccccaaccgcccagcaccccacggccatCCAAACCCAGTGCCCGCagccccaacaag aaggacgcgatgcagctgtcgggccaggacggcactgatgggaaccagcaggacgagcagctctccatgatggggggctctGAGCTGCCCACAATGCCAAGGGCCACCCCAGACACCCCGACCTCCAGGAACCGGCcaa gcacccGCTCCTCGCTGAGATCAGCCGTGCTGCAGCACCTACCAGTCTCGTCTCCCAGACGCTTCACCCTGGCAccgcagctgctgccgcccatccCGCCCCCCCGCCGTGAACCaaccccctga
- the LOC135578034 gene encoding uncharacterized protein LOC135578034 isoform X4 — MATRGLLEMLNAAMGTPHLGVVDLVALHKLLEAIIGQLGQQELSVLEPEQSPTPGLAKDQDSKAQPGQEKEEDGALGTGQHLWKPKQQLDEKDTLEGTGSNSKVSSVAKEAMPKTTEEEKRDVPKKRASLQDLWEEISKFKEAQSSLEQDVREMKEAMQEAHSGLEQDIQEVKEAHVGLAEDMHALQEAHSGLAEDIQEIQETLGLEGGGGQSAPAEPTQVAMDSQARRSSALEPKGRGTQPGMETSKGTAGSGSPGMQAGIQGQPATPVKLSGAPSIHKRSIGASATTPGMQPGSPGTQASTSLGTQPGAPDAQASTAGMQAGSPGTHTTTPGVQPGSSSSKATIPGDAQEPAKPWGSTSTSSYESEMREVLSQVGQLGQLCAGLKEQVEQLKSTKAESTDLEDVRRLFPKGGRQSITSILADLRCQVSFLQDMARALHGEKEKISKVEDTPRKTRGSGAGRKADGSGQMTQQPRPKGQKVKAERKELGKQQEPTQAELEQFAAKYVNKLVMEAAQQLQAEQVDEPRTTAQSGGHEHAGCHVCSPDTRVLLGKLLQRCEKLEEQVESLVQKAGSKVESHPKWRRQSLQQDEQLKCLQASIMQLQKDYEKLSSALANLQQDRQQKQNDIKKADKAALADKVSRSQLEACEERLTKMMEEVTSQVTGQEKGWHQFQRELQRQMDCKLDRRELGAFRQQQEERWKSLSGQLQEKALQAERDDAAGIRKQLLPGFHCLSCDRPLNMLAPGPERTGECRYPTVPRSCGGQHTVTPPRFQPQPPSTPRPSKPSARSPNKKDAMQLSGQDGTDGNQQDEQLSMMGGSELPTMPRATPDTPTSRNRPSTRSSLRSAVLQHLPVSSPRRFTLAPQLLPPIPPPRREPTP; from the exons atggccacacgtggactgctggagatgctgaacgccgccatggggacaccccatttGGGGGTTGTCGACTTGGTGGCACTGCACAAATTGCTTGAGgccatcatcgggcagctgggccagcaggagctgtctgtcctggagccagagcagagcccgacccccggcctggcaaaggaTCAGGACAGCAAggcccagcctggccaggagaaggaggaggatggagccctgggcacagggcagcacctctggaaaccaaagcagcagctggatgagaaggacacgctggaggggaccgggagcaactccAAGGTCTCCTCCGTGGCCAAGGAGGCCATGCCAAAAACAacggaagaggagaagagagatgtccccaag aaaagggcttcgctccaggacctgtgggaggagatcagcaagtttaaggaggcgcagTCCAGCCTGGAACAGGACGTGCGGGAGATGAAGGAGGCcatgcaggaggcgcattctggCCTGGAACAGGACATCCAGGAGGTGAAGGAGGCAcatgtcggcctggcagaggacatgcatgccctgcaggaggcgcattccggcctggcggaggacatccaggagatccaggagacgcttggcctg gagggtggtgggggccagtctgcccccgctgagcccacccaggtggccatggacagccaggccaggaggagctcagcactggagccaaagggacgtgggacacagcctgggatggagaccagcaaggggactgcagggtctggctccccggggatgcAAGCAGGGATACAGGGGcaaccagcgacccctgtgaagttgtcaggcgctccctccATTCACAAGAGGTCTATTGGTGCCAgcgccaccaccccggggatgcagccaggatccccgggcacccaggccagcacctccctggggacacaaccaggggcccctgatgcccaggccagcactgcggggatgcaggcaggatcccctgggacccacaccaccacccctggggtgcagcctgggtcctccagctccaaagccaccatcccaggggatgcccaagagccggccaagccctggggctccaccagcacctcaagctacgagtcggagatgcgggaggtgCTGTCacaggttgggcagctcggccagCTCTGCGCTGGTCTGAAGGAacaggtggagcagcttaaatctacaaaagcagaaagcacagatCTTGAGGACGTGCGCCGGCTCTTCccaaagggag gccggcagagcatcaccagcatcctggccgacctcaggtgccaggtgtccttcctgcaggacatggccagggccctccacggggagaaggagaag atcagcaaggtggaggatactcccagaaagacgagggggTCTGGAGCCGGTAGGAAAGCAGACGGCAGTGGCCAGATGACCCAACAGCCacg gcccaagggacagaaggtcaaggcagagcgcaaggagctggggaagcagcaggagccaacccaggccgagctggagcagtttgcggccaagtacgtgaataagttggtgatggaggcagcacagcagctgcaggcagag caggtggacgAGCCGAGGACGACGGcgcagagcgggggacacgaaCACGCAGGGTGCCACgtctgcagcccggacaccagggtgctgctggggaaactcctccagcgctgcgagaagctcgaggagcaggtggagtccctggtCCAGAAGGCGGGCAGCAAGGTGGAGAGTCATCcgaagtggaggagacag tccctgcagcaggacgagcaactcaagtgcctccaggccagcatcATGCAGCTACAAAAGGACTATGAGAAGTTGAGCTCGGCCCTTGCAAACCTCCAGCAGGATCGTCAGCAGAAGCAGAATGACatcaag aaagcagacaaagccgccctggctgacaaagtcagtcgcagccagcttgaggcgtgcgaggagcggctgaccaagatgatggaggaggtgacgagccaggtgacgggccaggagaagGGCTGGCACCAGTTCCAGcgagagctgcagagacagatggactgcaag ctggaccgccgggagctgggggcgttccggcagcagcaggaggagcggtggaagagcctcagcgggcagctccaggagaaggcgctgcaggcagagcgtgacgatgccgctgggattaggaa gcagctgctgcccggtttccattgcctgtcctgcgaccggcccctcaacatgctggcacctggacc ggagcggacgggcgagtgtagataccccactgttccgcggagctgcGGAGGCCAACACACCGTCACGCCCCCGCGtttccagccccaaccgcccagcaccccacggccatCCAAACCCAGTGCCCGCagccccaacaag aaggacgcgatgcagctgtcgggccaggacggcactgatgggaaccagcaggacgagcagctctccatgatggggggctctGAGCTGCCCACAATGCCAAGGGCCACCCCAGACACCCCGACCTCCAGGAACCGGCcaa gcacccGCTCCTCGCTGAGATCAGCCGTGCTGCAGCACCTACCAGTCTCGTCTCCCAGACGCTTCACCCTGGCAccgcagctgctgccgcccatccCGCCCCCCCGCCGTGAACCaaccccctga
- the LOC135578034 gene encoding uncharacterized protein LOC135578034 isoform X3, translating to MATRGLLEMLNAAMGTPHLGVVDLVALHKLLEAIIGQLGQQELSVLEPEQSPTPGLAKDQDSKAQPGQEKEEDGALGTGQHLWKPKQQLDEKDTLEGTGSNSKVSSVAKEAMPKTTEEEKRDVPKKRASLQDLWEEISKFKEAQSSLEQDVREMKEAMQEAHSGLEQDIQEVKEAHVGLAEDMHALQEAHSGLAEDIQEIQETLGLEGGGGQSAPAEPTQVAMDSQARRSSALEPKGRGTQPGMETSKGTAGSGSPGMQAGIQGQPATPVKLSGAPSIHKRSIGASATTPGMQPGSPGTQASTSLGTQPGAPDAQASTAGMQAGSPGTHTTTPGVQPGSSSSKATIPGDAQEPAKPWGSTSTSSYESEMREVLSQVGQLGQLCAGLKEQVEQLKSTKAESTDLEDVRRLFPKGGRQSITSILADLRCQVSFLQDMARALHGEKEKISKVEDTPRKTRGSGAGRKADGSGQMTQQPRPKGQKVKAERKELGKQQEPTQAELEQFAAKYVNKLVMEAAQQLQAEQVDEPRTTAQSGGHEHAGCHVCSPDTRVLLGKLLQRCEKLEEQVESLVQKAGSKVESHPKWRRQSLQQDEQLKCLQASIMQLQKDYEKLSSALANLQQDRQQKQNDIKALSQALGRLEKKQADKEEMLVLGIDEKADKAALADKVSRSQLEACEERLTKMMEEVTSQVTGQEKGWHQFQRELQRQMDCKLDRRELGAFRQQQEERWKSLSGQLQEKALQAERDDAAGIRKQLLPGFHCLSCDRPLNMLAPGPERTGECRYPTVPRSCGGQHTVTPPRFQPQPPSTPRPSKPSARSPNKDAMQLSGQDGTDGNQQDEQLSMMGGSELPTMPRATPDTPTSRNRPSTRSSLRSAVLQHLPVSSPRRFTLAPQLLPPIPPPRREPTP from the exons atggccacacgtggactgctggagatgctgaacgccgccatggggacaccccatttGGGGGTTGTCGACTTGGTGGCACTGCACAAATTGCTTGAGgccatcatcgggcagctgggccagcaggagctgtctgtcctggagccagagcagagcccgacccccggcctggcaaaggaTCAGGACAGCAAggcccagcctggccaggagaaggaggaggatggagccctgggcacagggcagcacctctggaaaccaaagcagcagctggatgagaaggacacgctggaggggaccgggagcaactccAAGGTCTCCTCCGTGGCCAAGGAGGCCATGCCAAAAACAacggaagaggagaagagagatgtccccaag aaaagggcttcgctccaggacctgtgggaggagatcagcaagtttaaggaggcgcagTCCAGCCTGGAACAGGACGTGCGGGAGATGAAGGAGGCcatgcaggaggcgcattctggCCTGGAACAGGACATCCAGGAGGTGAAGGAGGCAcatgtcggcctggcagaggacatgcatgccctgcaggaggcgcattccggcctggcggaggacatccaggagatccaggagacgcttggcctg gagggtggtgggggccagtctgcccccgctgagcccacccaggtggccatggacagccaggccaggaggagctcagcactggagccaaagggacgtgggacacagcctgggatggagaccagcaaggggactgcagggtctggctccccggggatgcAAGCAGGGATACAGGGGcaaccagcgacccctgtgaagttgtcaggcgctccctccATTCACAAGAGGTCTATTGGTGCCAgcgccaccaccccggggatgcagccaggatccccgggcacccaggccagcacctccctggggacacaaccaggggcccctgatgcccaggccagcactgcggggatgcaggcaggatcccctgggacccacaccaccacccctggggtgcagcctgggtcctccagctccaaagccaccatcccaggggatgcccaagagccggccaagccctggggctccaccagcacctcaagctacgagtcggagatgcgggaggtgCTGTCacaggttgggcagctcggccagCTCTGCGCTGGTCTGAAGGAacaggtggagcagcttaaatctacaaaagcagaaagcacagatCTTGAGGACGTGCGCCGGCTCTTCccaaagggag gccggcagagcatcaccagcatcctggccgacctcaggtgccaggtgtccttcctgcaggacatggccagggccctccacggggagaaggagaag atcagcaaggtggaggatactcccagaaagacgagggggTCTGGAGCCGGTAGGAAAGCAGACGGCAGTGGCCAGATGACCCAACAGCCacg gcccaagggacagaaggtcaaggcagagcgcaaggagctggggaagcagcaggagccaacccaggccgagctggagcagtttgcggccaagtacgtgaataagttggtgatggaggcagcacagcagctgcaggcagag caggtggacgAGCCGAGGACGACGGcgcagagcgggggacacgaaCACGCAGGGTGCCACgtctgcagcccggacaccagggtgctgctggggaaactcctccagcgctgcgagaagctcgaggagcaggtggagtccctggtCCAGAAGGCGGGCAGCAAGGTGGAGAGTCATCcgaagtggaggagacag tccctgcagcaggacgagcaactcaagtgcctccaggccagcatcATGCAGCTACAAAAGGACTATGAGAAGTTGAGCTCGGCCCTTGCAAACCTCCAGCAGGATCGTCAGCAGAAGCAGAATGACatcaag gctctgtcccaggccctggggaggctggagaagaagcaagcagacaaggaggagatgctggtgctgggaatcgatgag aaagcagacaaagccgccctggctgacaaagtcagtcgcagccagcttgaggcgtgcgaggagcggctgaccaagatgatggaggaggtgacgagccaggtgacgggccaggagaagGGCTGGCACCAGTTCCAGcgagagctgcagagacagatggactgcaag ctggaccgccgggagctgggggcgttccggcagcagcaggaggagcggtggaagagcctcagcgggcagctccaggagaaggcgctgcaggcagagcgtgacgatgccgctgggattaggaa gcagctgctgcccggtttccattgcctgtcctgcgaccggcccctcaacatgctggcacctggacc ggagcggacgggcgagtgtagataccccactgttccgcggagctgcGGAGGCCAACACACCGTCACGCCCCCGCGtttccagccccaaccgcccagcaccccacggccatCCAAACCCAGTGCCCGCagccccaacaag gacgcgatgcagctgtcgggccaggacggcactgatgggaaccagcaggacgagcagctctccatgatggggggctctGAGCTGCCCACAATGCCAAGGGCCACCCCAGACACCCCGACCTCCAGGAACCGGCcaa gcacccGCTCCTCGCTGAGATCAGCCGTGCTGCAGCACCTACCAGTCTCGTCTCCCAGACGCTTCACCCTGGCAccgcagctgctgccgcccatccCGCCCCCCCGCCGTGAACCaaccccctga